In Leptospiraceae bacterium, a genomic segment contains:
- a CDS encoding MarR family transcriptional regulator — protein sequence MLGPEDCIFFQITRAQRSALKFFHKRIRKYKITPPQAMVINFLNKEDNIASVELGRKAMLDSATLTGIIDRLESSGIVERKPNPDDRRAILVCLSKKGKKLADKLYQETYQANIEFLQAFSREEEKNIRNFFLKI from the coding sequence ATGTTAGGACCTGAAGATTGTATATTTTTTCAAATTACCAGAGCACAGCGCTCTGCTTTGAAGTTTTTTCATAAACGGATACGGAAGTATAAAATAACTCCTCCCCAGGCAATGGTTATCAACTTTTTAAATAAAGAGGATAATATAGCATCTGTAGAGTTGGGTCGAAAAGCTATGTTGGATAGTGCTACTCTTACCGGCATTATAGACAGGCTTGAGAGTTCCGGGATAGTTGAACGAAAACCGAATCCGGATGACAGAAGGGCGATTCTGGTCTGTTTAAGCAAAAAAGGTAAGAAACTGGCAGATAAGTTATATCAAGAAACGTATCAAGCCAATATTGAGTTTTTGCAAGCTTTTAGCCGGGAAGAAGAAAAGAATATAAGGAATTTCTTTTTAAAGATTTAA
- a CDS encoding haloalkane dehalogenase: MEYLRTPEQEFQDLEDYPFPPHYLEVSGDGMRMHYVEEGNMSGETVLLLHGEPSWSYLYRHMIPVLASAGFRVIAPDLIGFGKSDKPLRREDYTYQAHMDWLQIFIDKLSLDRINLFCQDWGGLLGLRLVALNSERFSRVMASNTFLPTGEGKPSQGFLDWRNFSQKVKRLPIGKIIQGGCVKTLSSGAMKAYVAPFPSEAYKEGARQFPVLVPVEEEDPEGKKNVEAWKVLSEWRKPFLTAFSNKDPVTSKGEIIFKRKVPGTKGMKHIIIQDAGHFSQEDKGNELAELMVEFIRNT; this comes from the coding sequence ATGGAATATTTAAGAACCCCGGAACAAGAGTTTCAAGATTTGGAAGATTATCCTTTTCCTCCTCATTATCTGGAAGTTAGTGGGGATGGTATGCGTATGCACTATGTAGAGGAAGGAAATATGAGTGGAGAAACCGTTCTTTTATTACATGGTGAACCTTCCTGGTCTTACTTATACAGGCACATGATTCCTGTGTTGGCTTCTGCCGGTTTCCGAGTAATCGCTCCCGATTTAATAGGTTTTGGTAAATCGGATAAGCCTCTTAGGCGGGAGGATTATACCTATCAGGCTCATATGGATTGGTTACAAATTTTTATTGATAAGTTAAGCCTGGATAGAATCAATCTTTTTTGTCAGGACTGGGGTGGGCTTTTGGGCCTACGTCTTGTTGCCTTAAATTCAGAGCGCTTCTCGCGCGTTATGGCTTCCAATACATTTTTGCCGACTGGAGAGGGGAAGCCGAGTCAGGGCTTCTTGGATTGGAGAAATTTTTCACAAAAAGTGAAGCGTTTACCAATAGGAAAGATTATTCAGGGAGGATGTGTGAAGACCTTATCTTCCGGAGCTATGAAAGCTTATGTGGCACCTTTTCCTTCCGAGGCATATAAGGAGGGAGCCAGACAATTCCCTGTGCTGGTTCCTGTGGAAGAAGAAGACCCGGAAGGAAAGAAAAATGTGGAAGCATGGAAGGTTCTTTCTGAGTGGAGGAAACCTTTTCTTACAGCATTTAGCAATAAAGACCCGGTTACCAGTAAAGGAGAGATTATTTTTAAACGTAAAGTTCCCGGTACGAAAGGTATGAAACACATCATTATTCAGGATGCCGGCCATTTCTCACAGGAAGATAAGGGAAACGAGTTGGCTGAGCTTATGGTTGAGTTTATTAGAAATACTTAA
- a CDS encoding branched-chain amino acid transaminase, with product MENKYKRFSYFEGKIVPTEDAKISIQTHAFQYGTAVFGGIRGYYNPDYDNLYIFRILEHYKRLINSTKIMQLNFKKSPEELVEITLDLVRKCECRENIYIRPIVYTSALELSPRFKIVPTEIAIYIIQLDDYLDTQKGLRLKVSSWRRLSDNLIPTISKASGGYVNSALAKSEAAQEGYDDAIFLDTRGMVSEASAANLFLVKNGELVTPGLSASVLEGITRRSIMQLAEDRNIKVRERDVIRSELYTSDEVFLSGTGVQVAWVKEIDQREVGDAICGKVTSELQSLFFNIVNNREEKYRHWLSPVY from the coding sequence ATGGAGAATAAATATAAACGCTTTTCCTATTTTGAGGGTAAAATAGTTCCGACTGAAGACGCTAAAATAAGCATTCAAACCCATGCTTTTCAATACGGAACGGCCGTTTTTGGTGGAATCAGGGGATATTACAATCCTGATTATGATAATCTATACATTTTCCGTATCCTGGAACATTATAAAAGGCTCATTAATTCTACAAAAATTATGCAGCTAAATTTTAAAAAAAGCCCGGAAGAGCTGGTTGAAATAACCCTGGATCTTGTTAGAAAGTGTGAGTGTAGGGAAAATATCTATATTCGACCGATTGTGTATACTTCTGCTCTTGAATTGTCTCCAAGGTTTAAAATTGTGCCTACCGAGATTGCGATTTATATCATCCAGTTAGATGATTACCTGGATACCCAGAAGGGGCTTCGCCTGAAGGTATCGAGCTGGAGAAGATTAAGCGATAACCTAATACCTACTATTTCAAAAGCTTCCGGAGGTTATGTAAACTCGGCACTGGCTAAATCGGAAGCGGCCCAGGAAGGGTATGATGATGCTATCTTTTTGGATACTCGCGGGATGGTTTCTGAGGCATCTGCGGCCAACCTTTTTCTTGTTAAAAATGGAGAACTTGTAACACCGGGTCTGAGTGCATCTGTGTTGGAAGGGATTACAAGACGTTCTATCATGCAATTAGCTGAAGATAGAAATATTAAAGTAAGAGAGCGGGATGTTATTCGCAGTGAGTTATATACTTCTGATGAGGTTTTTCTTTCCGGAACAGGTGTGCAGGTGGCCTGGGTGAAAGAGATTGACCAGAGGGAAGTTGGGGATGCTATCTGCGGAAAAGTTACTTCTGAGCTACAGTCTTTGTTTTTTAATATTGTCAATAACCGAGAAGAGAAATATCGCCACTGGTTGAGTCCTGTTTATTAA
- a CDS encoding response regulator, whose translation MKKIYRVLLVEDDFASAKVVIHTLNKYNFEVTHAIEGNSALNFIDSESYDLLISDIMMPGIDGFQMLEKAGDKLKNTPKIMLTAVGDRQKVQKAAQFNVQMFLLKPISSNKIVEKVREVLRLDESDLVNKKSFPFKMDVKVIDKKTLQITLSGVPEVDFSKELFREVERVIQAGNHNQIETIRILVNTEVALHKQTATYLEYAIEPIKKLTSVSPEKINCYGGFFRELTEELFSGLKSLNQCNIQYK comes from the coding sequence ATGAAGAAAATATACAGGGTACTTCTTGTAGAAGATGATTTTGCTTCTGCAAAAGTTGTAATACACACTCTTAATAAATATAATTTTGAAGTTACTCACGCTATAGAAGGAAATTCTGCTCTAAATTTTATAGATTCTGAAAGTTACGACTTACTCATTTCAGATATTATGATGCCGGGAATAGACGGTTTCCAAATGTTAGAAAAAGCCGGTGATAAACTAAAGAATACTCCGAAAATCATGCTCACCGCCGTTGGTGATAGGCAGAAAGTTCAAAAGGCAGCACAATTTAATGTTCAGATGTTTCTCCTGAAACCCATTTCTTCCAACAAAATTGTAGAAAAAGTCAGAGAGGTTTTACGGCTTGATGAGAGTGACCTGGTAAATAAAAAATCATTTCCTTTCAAAATGGATGTGAAAGTGATTGATAAAAAAACCTTACAGATTACTCTTTCCGGTGTTCCGGAAGTAGATTTTTCAAAAGAGCTTTTCAGGGAAGTAGAAAGGGTGATACAGGCAGGCAATCATAACCAAATTGAGACTATTCGAATTTTAGTAAATACCGAAGTTGCTCTACACAAGCAAACGGCTACTTATCTCGAATACGCGATAGAACCAATTAAAAAACTAACCTCGGTTAGCCCGGAAAAAATCAACTGTTATGGAGGATTTTTTAGAGAACTCACTGAAGAACTATTTTCCGGCTTGAAAAGTTTAAACCAGTGTAACATACAATATAAATAA
- a CDS encoding PaaI family thioesterase: MDVHEMLNKKMSDDFSKLTGKVFIEIPPKIFREMDARFIAYERKKSLKVEFPVKEWYANPMMNMQGGMIATAFDCVFGPLSYLIAARPVTTLDMSVNYIRPIPVGETITIEGKLIVRGFSTMNMAAECYDKKGRLMATATTNMLILNTK; the protein is encoded by the coding sequence GTGGATGTTCATGAAATGTTGAATAAGAAGATGAGTGATGATTTTTCCAAGCTTACAGGAAAAGTGTTTATTGAAATTCCACCCAAAATTTTTCGGGAAATGGATGCCAGATTTATTGCTTATGAAAGGAAGAAATCTTTGAAAGTGGAATTTCCGGTAAAAGAATGGTATGCAAATCCTATGATGAACATGCAGGGAGGGATGATTGCAACAGCCTTTGATTGTGTTTTCGGTCCTTTAAGCTATTTGATTGCAGCCAGGCCGGTTACAACTCTGGATATGAGTGTGAATTATATTCGACCCATACCTGTAGGAGAAACTATAACGATTGAAGGAAAGCTTATTGTAAGGGGATTTAGCACAATGAATATGGCAGCTGAATGTTATGATAAAAAAGGAAGACTCATGGCTACTGCTACTACCAATATGTTGATTTTGAATACAAAATAG